The following proteins come from a genomic window of Bacillota bacterium:
- a CDS encoding GvpL/GvpF family gas vesicle protein encodes MAETGLYLYGITDGTSEVSLGPVGVGDPPAEVKVIPLGGMAAVVSPAPDGGVAPKVAYLLAHDRVLNCLIPEYTVLPVAFGTVVPGESELRACLAMYSSVLTSELERLRHKVEAELKVFWVPEAVLRAAGYDPAQMQSAGEHNPAQRYQIAIEVGQAVEATVQAWRQRFTPEICNHLAPCCLGYRLNQPLSVRMLINAAFLVSRDCEPDLARAVRALGDRHAHQLSFKYVAPLPPYNFVEINLPWRRRPGEG; translated from the coding sequence ATGGCTGAAACAGGCCTCTACCTTTACGGGATAACTGACGGCACGAGCGAGGTATCGCTGGGCCCCGTGGGAGTGGGTGACCCGCCGGCAGAGGTGAAGGTCATCCCACTGGGAGGTATGGCTGCCGTCGTCAGCCCTGCTCCCGACGGAGGAGTTGCTCCCAAGGTGGCGTACCTTCTCGCCCACGACCGGGTGCTCAACTGCCTGATACCCGAGTACACGGTGCTGCCGGTTGCCTTTGGTACCGTGGTTCCGGGCGAGAGCGAACTGAGAGCCTGCTTGGCCATGTACAGCAGCGTGCTCACGTCTGAACTTGAGCGACTGCGGCACAAGGTGGAGGCAGAATTGAAAGTTTTCTGGGTGCCCGAAGCGGTGCTGCGGGCCGCCGGATACGACCCCGCGCAAATGCAGTCAGCGGGCGAGCACAATCCCGCCCAGAGGTACCAGATCGCCATCGAGGTGGGTCAGGCTGTGGAAGCAACGGTACAGGCGTGGCGGCAGCGCTTCACGCCCGAGATCTGCAATCACCTGGCCCCTTGCTGCCTGGGGTACCGGCTCAACCAGCCCCTATCAGTCCGGATGTTGATAAATGCTGCTTTTCTGGTGTCCAGGGACTGCGAACCGGACCTGGCGCGTGCCGTCCGAGCGCTGGGCGACCGGCATGCACACCAGCTCTCGTTCAAGTACGTAGCTCCCCTGCCTCCCTACAACTTCGTGGAGATCAACCTGCCCTGGCGACGCCGGCCAGGCGAGGGATAG